In the genome of Leptotrichia sp. HSP-536, the window CCTAATTTCTTTTAAATCCCTGACATAACTTGGCAACTGAAATATATTTATGCTAATTAAAGTTATTACAATTAAACAAGCTGATACACAGCCCATCTTTAAATAAAAAATTTTCTTTTTTAACTTCTCTTTTCGTAAAGTTTCCTCAAAATCTCCAGTTTCTTCATCTTCTTTTTCATAATCGTTTACAAAATCCTTTTTTGTTTCCAAATAAAACTTCAAAATTCCAAAAATAATTATTAACCAAATAGATATAATATTTTTATTAATTTTCAAAAATCCTATTATAATCGCAATAATTACATACATTAAACTATTCATCAAAATAAATAGTCGTCTTTTTCTCTTTTCTTTTTCAATTTTCTGCTCATCGTAAACATACATATTTTTTAACCTCTTAACATTAAAAATCGTCTTTTAAACATTTTACAATATTAACAAAATTTTTTCAAATTAATTGATAAAAATTTTTTTTATGGTATAATTATTTTGTAAAAAGCAATCATGTGTATATTAAAAATTTGACGACAGAAGCCAGTTTGATTTAAGCTGGCTTTTTGTATTATAATTTGATATAATTATTTGGGTTTTCGTCAAAAACCTTAATATACCATGATTGGGGGTGAAACTGTCATGGAGCGTGATATAATTTATATCATAATTTAAATTGTAGTTGTCTACTATTTTTTAAGTAGAGGATAACACCCCAAAAATGAAAAAATATTTTTCTCCTACAGATATTATTTGCAGGTTTTTTTTACAAAATTTTTTCATTATGTTGTTGTAAAATTTAATTCAAAATGTTATCATAAAATAAAGAAACTATTGAAAATTAATTCTATGGATAAAGGAGAAATTTTTTATGTTATATCCAATGAAGTTTAAAAAATTTTTTGTGGAAAAAGTGTGGGGTGGACGTGAATTTGAAACAAAGTTAGGAATGAAGCTTCCTGAAGGCAAAAAAATTGGGGAATCATGGGAAGTGTCGGCACATCCTCATGGAATGGGTATTGTAGAAAATGGTGCTTTGGCTGGACAAAGACTGGATGATATTTACAAGGAATATAAAGGAGAACTTGCTGGAAAAAAAGTTTATGAAAAATATCCAAACAAATTTCCGCTTCTTATAAAATATCTGGACGTAAACGACAGACTTTCTATCCAGGTGCATCCAAGCGATGAAGTTGCCTTAAAAAAACACAATGAATTTGGAAAAAGCGAATCTTGGTACATAATGGAAGCAAGTGACGACGCTACTTTGATTTTGGGAATGAAGCCTGGAATTACGAAAGAAAAATTTTTGGAAAAAGTGGAAAAGAATGATTTTGACGGACTATTTGAAGAAAAAACTGTTAAAAAAGGTGATTTTATTGATATTACGCCGGGAACAGTACATGCTTCATTGAAAGGAAGCGTACTTTTTGCAGAAGTTCAGCAAAATTCAGATGTAACTTATAGAATCTATGATTTTGACAGAATTGATAAAAATGGTAAAAAAAGAGAACTGCACTTGCAGGATTCGGCTGATGTAATAGATTTTGGAAAAGAAATGGAAATTAAAAATACTGATTTTGACGGCTCTGACAATGGAAAAGATATTTTGAGAAAACATATCATAGAAAAAGAATACTACTCAATCGATAAAATAAAATTCACTGATTCTTTTGAAGATGTAAACAATGAAAGCATGACAATTTATTCAATTCTGGAAGGAGAAGGAAAAATTGTATGGGGAGAAAATGAAGAACTTCCAGTCAAAAAAGGTGAAACAGTTTTAATTCCTGTTGGAATCAACACAAAGACTATTGGAAATTTTGAAATTTTGAGAACAATAATTTAGATGAATATAGGCAAGGATTCTAGCTTAGCTTTAAGCACTAGAGATGAATTGCCTTGTTTTTTTAATAAGAATATGTTATTCTAGTATTATATTAAATAATAATGTTTTATAATAAAAAAACTGTTACATTGCATACTGATAATTAAACTAAAAAAAAGAATAAAATTGGAAATAAAAATTTTAACCAATATTAGCGATGACTAAAAAATAATTAGTCGTTAAATTTAAATGGAGGATAAAAAAGTATGGTAGGAATTATCGCAGCAGTGGTGGAAGAAGCTGAGGCAATAAAAAAAGAAATTAAAAGTATAAAAGAAGTTGTAATAAATGAAATGTCATTTTTTACTGGAAAATTTAATGAAAAAGAAATTGTTTTTGTACAATCTGGAATTGGAAAAGTAAATGCGGCAATTACAGCAACTTTGTTAATTGAAAAATTTGATGTGGAAGAAGTAATTTTTTCAGGTGTGGCCGGTTCGCTAGATAAAAGGCTGGAGGTTGGGGATGTTGTTATAGGGCGGGATGTTGTTCAGCATGATGTTGATGCTACAGCATTTGGCTATAGGATGGGGCAGATTCCTCAAATGAAGAAATGGGCGTTTGAGTCGGATAAGGGCCTAATTGAAAGAACTGGGAATATAACCGATTTTGGACATCAAATACTGCTTGGAAGAATTTTGACAGGAGATCAGTTTATAAGTAAAAAAGATATAAAGATTCAGTTAGGAAAAGAGTTTGAGGCACTTTGTGTGGATATGGAAAGTGGAGCTGTAGCTCAAGTTTGTACAAAATTAGGTGTAAAATTTTTGATAATCCGTTCAATTTCAGATTCAATTACAGATGAATCAGATATGGAATACGAAACGTTTGTAAAATTAGCGGCAGAAAATTCTAAAAAGATATTAAAAGAAATTATTTGAAAAATATTAAAATAATTTTTATTGTAAAAAAGTATGTTCTTTAACAAAAGATAGTAAGAAATCTCCTGTTTCTAAAAGTGGGAACAGTTCACAAAAGGATTAAAAATATAAATAGAAAAATAATTATTGATTAGTAAACTTTAAATAAAAATTTTTAGATAAATATGAAAAAATAGACTTAAAATAAGTTTCATAAAAATTAAGAAAAAGAAGGGAGAAAAAATGAGTTTTCGATTAAATCCGTTTAAAGTAATAAGAGCCATAGCGATTGTTGTAATTATTGTCTATGGTATAGGATTAGCAGTAGGATATAAAAATTCAAAAGTTACTACTACAGATAGTATTACGAAGGATATGAAAATTAGAAAAAAAGATTTTTATAAATCCAAGGATTATAAAAATAATTTAACTTTACCAGCTCAAGTTGTAGAAAATAATAATGAAACAGTTGCCAAGGAAATTGAAAAAGCTAAAGCTGCACAACCAGTAGATTTGCAAAAAAATAGCAATAGTAACCAAACGGAAGGACAGCAGCAAAAAAATGATACAAATGTTGCTGAAGAGAAAAAAAAGGAAGAGCAAAAAAGATTGGAAACGCAAAAATTAGAACAAGCGAAAAAAGCTGAACAAAAACGTCAAGAAGCAGCTAAACAGGCAGAAAGAGAAGCTGAAATTAAAAGACGTCAGGAAGCAATTCGTAAGCAAGCAGAAGAACGAGCCAAAGCTGAAGCCAAAAAAAAGGAAAGTCAGGCTCCAAAAGGACCAAGAAAATATATACAAGTAGCTTCAGTAGGTTCGGAAGGCTCAGCTAAAGCCTTAGCTAAAAAATTAGGAGGACAGTTCTATTATAAAAAAACGACAGTAAATGGAAGAACTGCTTATGTTGTAATGTCAAATATGACAGACAATCCCAATACCTTAAAATCTATGGAAAATCAGGCAAAATCAAAATCTGGTGGTGGGTATATGATTCGGTCTGCTGGAAAATAAAAATGCAGTAAGGACATTTAAAAAAACTAAAATTTATAGAAAGTTGAAAATAAAACTAAAATTTATGAAAAAAAATTATAGAGGAAATATTCTTCCAAAAGAAATTGTTGACAAAATCAAAATTGCTAAAAATATAATTCTAACGGCACATATTAATCCAGATGGAGATGCACTTGGTTCTCTTTTAGCTTTTTATTTTATGATAAAAGGATACTGTAAGAAAAATAATATAGAAAAAATGGTAAAAATCGTCGTTGATGATAAATTACCAAAGTATATGCGACATTTTGAAGATACAAAACTGATTTTTAATTATGAAAGTTTCGCAGATGAATTTAAAAATAATTTTCAGAATAATGAAAAATTTGATTTATTTATAAGTCTGGATTGTGCAAATGAAGAAAGATATGGAAAATCTGTTAAAATAAAAAAACAAAGTAAACAGTCAATCAATATTGACCATCATATAAGCAATACTGAACATGCTGATTTTAATTACGTGGAAAGTATTTGCAGTACAGGAGAGCTTTTGTATCAGTTTTTAGAAGTTTTTGATATTGAATTAACTAAAAAAATAGCGGAATATATGTATCTTGGAATTATTAATGACACGGGCAATTTTAGGCATGATAATGTTACAGGGCATACTTTTCTTGTCTGTTCAAAATTAATTGGAGCAGGTGCAAATAATCATAAAATTTCAAATATTATTTTTGAAATGAGTGAAAAAAAGGTTGACCTTATAGGCGAAGTTTATAAAAATAAAATAATTGATGAAAATTATAAATTTGCAAGCTATTATTTGACAGGTGAAAAAATGAAAGAGCTTGGTATTGAAAAGGATGAAACTGATGGGACGGCTGAAATGCTGCTTCGTATTGAAGGAATGGAAATATCCCTATTTGTGAGAGAAGATGCAGATGGCGCTTTGAAAGGGAGTTTCCGTGCCAATGATAAGTATAACGTAAATGAAATAGCTTCTATTTTTGGTGGTGGTGGACATATAAAGGCTGCTGGATTTAAAACGAATTTATCATTTGAAGAAATTTTAGAAAAAACTTATGAAAAGTTGAAAAAGTAATATTGTTGAAAAATAAAATAGAAACCATTTAAAAATTAAACTTAAAGAATTAAAATTTTTAATTTTTAAAGAAAGGGGATTTTTATGCTTGAAACATTTAATATGTTTAACTATTTAAAAATGATAGGATTTTCAAATGCTGAATTAGCTGAAAATTTTCAGACAATTGAAAAGGCCAATCAAAATATTAATGAATTCTTGGATAGTAATCCAAATGCCGTTTTGCGAAAAATAAAATGTACTTATTTAGATGATGAAAAAAAACATTTACAATTTAATATTAAAATGGAAGTGGTGAATAACTAGTGTGCGAAAAAATAAAAAAATTAGCAGTATTACTGTGTTTTGCAATCTTAATCAGTTGTTCATCAGTTGGAAAGAGAGTAATTCCAGATTCAGAAGTTGTATCACGGGACATAGTTGTTAGTAATAGCATTTCAGAAATAAAACAAAAATTTAATGAAGAGATAAAACCTCAAAATGTGGGAATTTACAAAAAAGGATTTAGAAACTGGAAAGTAATTTTATATGGAAAACAAGTATATTATACAGTATTTGTAACAGAAGATGGGAAGATAGTTTCAAGTGAAAGATTAGATTACAAGTAAAATAAAAAAGGGGATTTTTTAATTCCCCCTAAATTTTTTAGTATACTTAATATTTTGTGAGAGTAAAATTTCAAAAAAGTTATCATTTAAGTTAAATTATAATTATAGTAAATTGAAAATGTCTATTTTTCATTGTCATTTTTTTGGTAAGTTTCAAGATTATTGAAAACATTGATTAAGCTATCTGAATCAATATCATAGTACATATTATCATCGTTATGTGATTCTTCAACTTTAACAATTTCTTTTTCAATTTCTAAGTTTTCGTTTTTATTCTCAATTTCGTCAGGTTCTTCCTGAATGACTTCATTTTGAGCAGAGTCAGAAATATCCGTTTCTTGTGCTTTGACAACTTTTTCTTTTACAGCATTATTAGTTTTTTCAGATTCTGATAAAGTGTCTTCATTAAGTTTAAAAATAATATCAAAAAAGACAAAGAAATCATTAATTGCAGAGCTTTCCTTTTCTGTTTTTAACATAAGGATAGTTCCTTCAAGTAAAGCTATTAAAATTCTGGCTGTTGTTTCTGGTACAATATCATCATATTTTTCGGGAAAAGCATATTTTAAAGTTGTTATAAAAAATGAGAAACGGAGTTCTATCTTTTTATAAGATTTTACAAGTTCTTCCCGTATATTCTTATTAATATCGGAAAGTTCCAGTGCCAAATTTCCCAATGGACTCCCACCATGAAATTTGTTGTTGACAATATTTTCAAAATATTTTTCAAAAAAATAGTGAAATTTGGAAATTGACAAATCGTCTACA includes:
- a CDS encoding type I phosphomannose isomerase catalytic subunit; this translates as MLYPMKFKKFFVEKVWGGREFETKLGMKLPEGKKIGESWEVSAHPHGMGIVENGALAGQRLDDIYKEYKGELAGKKVYEKYPNKFPLLIKYLDVNDRLSIQVHPSDEVALKKHNEFGKSESWYIMEASDDATLILGMKPGITKEKFLEKVEKNDFDGLFEEKTVKKGDFIDITPGTVHASLKGSVLFAEVQQNSDVTYRIYDFDRIDKNGKKRELHLQDSADVIDFGKEMEIKNTDFDGSDNGKDILRKHIIEKEYYSIDKIKFTDSFEDVNNESMTIYSILEGEGKIVWGENEELPVKKGETVLIPVGINTKTIGNFEILRTII
- a CDS encoding 5'-methylthioadenosine/adenosylhomocysteine nucleosidase, with amino-acid sequence MVGIIAAVVEEAEAIKKEIKSIKEVVINEMSFFTGKFNEKEIVFVQSGIGKVNAAITATLLIEKFDVEEVIFSGVAGSLDKRLEVGDVVIGRDVVQHDVDATAFGYRMGQIPQMKKWAFESDKGLIERTGNITDFGHQILLGRILTGDQFISKKDIKIQLGKEFEALCVDMESGAVAQVCTKLGVKFLIIRSISDSITDESDMEYETFVKLAAENSKKILKEII
- a CDS encoding SPOR domain-containing protein, producing MSFRLNPFKVIRAIAIVVIIVYGIGLAVGYKNSKVTTTDSITKDMKIRKKDFYKSKDYKNNLTLPAQVVENNNETVAKEIEKAKAAQPVDLQKNSNSNQTEGQQQKNDTNVAEEKKKEEQKRLETQKLEQAKKAEQKRQEAAKQAEREAEIKRRQEAIRKQAEERAKAEAKKKESQAPKGPRKYIQVASVGSEGSAKALAKKLGGQFYYKKTTVNGRTAYVVMSNMTDNPNTLKSMENQAKSKSGGGYMIRSAGK
- a CDS encoding DHH family phosphoesterase; protein product: MKKNYRGNILPKEIVDKIKIAKNIILTAHINPDGDALGSLLAFYFMIKGYCKKNNIEKMVKIVVDDKLPKYMRHFEDTKLIFNYESFADEFKNNFQNNEKFDLFISLDCANEERYGKSVKIKKQSKQSINIDHHISNTEHADFNYVESICSTGELLYQFLEVFDIELTKKIAEYMYLGIINDTGNFRHDNVTGHTFLVCSKLIGAGANNHKISNIIFEMSEKKVDLIGEVYKNKIIDENYKFASYYLTGEKMKELGIEKDETDGTAEMLLRIEGMEISLFVREDADGALKGSFRANDKYNVNEIASIFGGGGHIKAAGFKTNLSFEEILEKTYEKLKK
- a CDS encoding TetR/AcrR family transcriptional regulator; its protein translation is MTKKYSKNFITQQSAKLFYYKGYKNTELTDIFKACDMPNDIFYKYFSSKEELLITVIKYHTENLINFFNNNVDDLSISKFHYFFEKYFENIVNNKFHGGSPLGNLALELSDINKNIREELVKSYKKIELRFSFFITTLKYAFPEKYDDIVPETTARILIALLEGTILMLKTEKESSAINDFFVFFDIIFKLNEDTLSESEKTNNAVKEKVVKAQETDISDSAQNEVIQEEPDEIENKNENLEIEKEIVKVEESHNDDNMYYDIDSDSLINVFNNLETYQKNDNEK